In one window of Deinococcus yavapaiensis KR-236 DNA:
- a CDS encoding BTAD domain-containing putative transcriptional regulator — MRDASFARCPWRLELLGTPRLIGSNGEVRLERRTSAALAYLALEGSAVKYRLAGWLWPESTERAARANMRQLLRRLRVSTSDDLVLGTDTIRLAPTVATDVGEMRRFAFDEAYGDLLSVPGDLLEGLESDDLPDFAEWLAFERERVKQLRLLAAARHAEHLERAGDLVGALHASQRALTLEPLSEEAHRALMRLHHLRGDRAAAMDAYRRLERLLRDTLGTEPLPVTKALAGEIARGSVVPTAGAATSPLAVQRPFTLVGREDAWARLEGAWAVKRVAVLAGEAGAGKTRLALDFASSRGVYVHLEARPGDADVPYATAARWTRTLLGLPGRRERLPAWTTSELARLIPEFGVALPLASPDGKLRFFDAVVEACRGFVGVLVLDDLHFADDATLELAGYVLRTLVFEADAPRFLATHRTDEASETCVRVLQALVEADAAEAIDVPTLDESAVARLLDTLELPSATFAEKLTRYTGGNPLFVVETLKHLYETGLVAHGFPDALPPPERAGNVIRRRVRRLSREAQQVARAASVLRRDFDVELLSEVLGVSVLDVLQVWDELEAARLMSGARFVHDIVQEAVLTDTPPAVREVLHRAAARALEARSGDSARVALHWKAGGEPRRAAPLLLLAAARAGEFLRFTDAARFYAAAAACFDGVGEDDAAFEARAAIFERLWLHDLREVLDDERSRLQSGARSALQIARSCAADAVTRLVRHRDGVGAEEAARQGLNALEGAPMVEQATALEVELRRLVIEARVALGRTEGLRDLIARALEVARMSSDRRLAATLDLTVGVALFSTWQDERAVERFLSAASTAEAHGDRYGANLARQNAATVLEHVGQRERAERLRLEVRTHLGATPGTTRVAYLNAVGLGKNFMIRHRYARAAEQFEVARALSRDLEASSGLVERAAAQLSWMLGDLGACEAAARRALAAPDPDAGAFGEAHLWLGRVFAAGGRFEEARASFDEAEARTRTRSLPSTLGSLRLARLAIAPPDETLALADEAVAFARRHGQEELLTAALAERASALLQRGRFTQALASARDAADRWERTPPRDDVLKPLLVYALAHAAVGEWPGVTLQRAAAWLDHALSVNVPAAFAATFRARPTHARLLELAHEAATATKRNREPKR; from the coding sequence ATGCGCGACGCGTCCTTCGCGCGTTGTCCGTGGCGGCTCGAACTGCTCGGAACGCCGCGCCTGATCGGTTCGAACGGCGAGGTGCGCTTGGAGCGGCGCACGTCGGCGGCGCTCGCCTACCTCGCGCTGGAAGGCTCGGCCGTGAAGTACCGCCTCGCCGGGTGGCTGTGGCCTGAATCCACCGAACGCGCGGCGCGCGCCAACATGCGTCAGTTGCTGCGCCGCTTGCGTGTCTCCACGAGCGACGACCTCGTGCTCGGCACGGACACGATTCGCCTCGCGCCGACGGTCGCAACCGATGTCGGCGAGATGCGACGCTTCGCGTTCGACGAAGCGTACGGGGACTTGCTGAGCGTTCCAGGCGACTTGCTCGAAGGGCTGGAAAGCGACGACTTGCCCGACTTCGCCGAGTGGCTGGCCTTCGAACGCGAGCGTGTCAAGCAACTGCGCTTGCTCGCGGCGGCCAGGCACGCCGAGCACTTGGAGCGGGCCGGTGATCTCGTCGGGGCGTTGCACGCCTCGCAGCGTGCCTTGACGCTGGAGCCGCTGTCCGAAGAGGCGCACCGCGCGTTGATGCGCTTGCATCACCTGCGGGGTGATCGCGCCGCGGCGATGGACGCGTACCGCCGACTCGAACGCTTGCTGCGGGACACGCTCGGCACCGAGCCCTTGCCGGTAACGAAAGCGCTCGCCGGCGAGATAGCGCGCGGTTCCGTCGTGCCGACGGCGGGAGCGGCGACGTCGCCGCTCGCCGTGCAGCGTCCCTTCACGCTCGTCGGACGCGAGGACGCGTGGGCGCGTTTGGAGGGCGCGTGGGCCGTGAAGCGCGTCGCGGTCCTGGCGGGTGAGGCGGGCGCGGGCAAGACGCGCCTCGCCTTGGATTTCGCGTCGTCGAGAGGCGTGTACGTCCACCTGGAGGCGCGGCCCGGCGACGCGGACGTTCCCTACGCGACGGCCGCCCGCTGGACGCGCACCCTGCTTGGTCTACCGGGCAGGCGAGAGCGTCTGCCCGCTTGGACGACGAGCGAACTCGCGCGCCTGATTCCCGAATTCGGCGTCGCGCTGCCGCTCGCGTCTCCCGACGGGAAGCTGCGCTTCTTCGACGCGGTCGTCGAGGCGTGCCGAGGCTTCGTCGGCGTCCTCGTGCTCGACGATTTGCACTTCGCCGACGACGCGACCCTGGAGTTGGCAGGGTACGTCCTGCGGACCTTGGTGTTCGAGGCGGACGCGCCCCGCTTTCTCGCCACGCACCGAACGGACGAGGCGAGCGAGACCTGCGTTCGCGTGCTGCAAGCCCTCGTGGAAGCCGACGCCGCCGAAGCGATCGACGTGCCGACCCTCGACGAGTCGGCCGTCGCGCGTCTGCTCGACACGCTCGAATTGCCGAGCGCGACGTTCGCGGAGAAGTTGACGCGCTACACGGGCGGCAATCCCCTCTTCGTCGTAGAGACCTTGAAGCACTTGTACGAGACGGGTCTCGTGGCGCACGGCTTTCCGGACGCCTTGCCGCCGCCCGAACGCGCGGGGAACGTCATTCGGCGGCGCGTGCGCCGCTTGTCACGAGAAGCTCAGCAGGTCGCGCGCGCCGCGAGCGTGCTTCGGCGTGACTTCGACGTCGAATTGCTGTCGGAGGTGCTCGGCGTCTCCGTCTTGGACGTGCTGCAAGTTTGGGACGAGTTGGAGGCCGCTCGTCTCATGAGCGGCGCGCGCTTCGTTCACGACATCGTCCAGGAAGCCGTGCTGACCGACACGCCGCCCGCCGTGCGCGAAGTTCTGCACCGCGCGGCAGCGCGAGCCCTCGAAGCGCGGTCGGGCGATTCCGCCCGAGTCGCCCTGCATTGGAAGGCGGGCGGTGAACCTCGACGAGCGGCGCCCCTGCTGCTGCTTGCCGCCGCCCGAGCAGGAGAATTCCTGCGCTTCACGGACGCCGCGCGCTTCTACGCGGCCGCCGCCGCGTGCTTCGACGGCGTCGGTGAGGACGACGCGGCCTTCGAGGCGCGCGCCGCCATCTTCGAACGGTTGTGGCTGCACGACTTGCGCGAAGTGCTCGACGACGAACGGAGCCGCTTACAGAGCGGCGCGCGCAGCGCCTTGCAAATCGCCCGATCGTGCGCCGCCGACGCCGTCACGCGCCTCGTGCGCCACCGTGACGGCGTCGGCGCCGAGGAGGCCGCGCGGCAAGGCTTGAACGCGCTGGAAGGAGCGCCGATGGTCGAGCAAGCGACGGCGTTGGAAGTGGAATTGCGGCGCCTCGTGATCGAGGCGCGCGTCGCGCTCGGGCGGACCGAGGGCCTGCGCGACCTCATCGCGCGGGCCCTCGAAGTCGCTCGAATGTCGTCCGACCGACGACTCGCCGCGACGCTCGACCTCACCGTGGGCGTCGCGCTGTTCTCGACGTGGCAAGACGAACGTGCCGTCGAGCGCTTCTTGAGCGCCGCGAGCACCGCCGAGGCGCACGGAGATCGGTACGGCGCGAACCTCGCTCGGCAAAATGCCGCGACGGTCTTGGAGCACGTCGGGCAGCGGGAACGCGCCGAGCGCCTCCGCCTGGAAGTGCGCACGCACCTCGGCGCCACGCCCGGTACGACGCGCGTGGCGTACCTCAATGCCGTCGGCCTCGGCAAGAACTTCATGATTCGCCATCGGTACGCGCGGGCCGCCGAGCAGTTCGAGGTGGCCCGCGCGTTGAGCCGCGACCTCGAGGCGTCGAGCGGGCTGGTGGAGCGCGCCGCAGCGCAGTTGTCGTGGATGCTGGGCGACCTCGGCGCTTGCGAAGCGGCCGCCCGGCGAGCGTTGGCAGCGCCCGATCCGGACGCCGGCGCGTTCGGCGAGGCGCACTTGTGGCTGGGCCGCGTTTTCGCGGCAGGGGGGCGATTCGAGGAAGCGCGCGCCTCGTTCGATGAAGCCGAGGCGAGGACGCGCACGCGTTCTCTACCGTCGACACTAGGATCGCTGCGCTTGGCTCGCTTGGCAATCGCGCCGCCCGACGAGACGTTGGCGCTCGCGGACGAAGCTGTTGCGTTCGCGCGGCGGCACGGCCAAGAGGAGCTTCTCACGGCGGCCCTCGCGGAGCGCGCGAGCGCCTTGCTGCAGCGGGGCCGATTCACGCAGGCGCTTGCCAGCGCGCGTGACGCTGCGGATCGCTGGGAGCGCACGCCGCCACGCGACGACGTTTTGAAGCCGTTGCTGGTGTACGCCCTCGCGCACGCGGCCGTTGGCGAGTGGCCGGGCGTCACCTTGCAGCGAGCCGCAGCGTGGCTCGATCACGCGCTGTCCGTGAACGTCCCTGCCGCATTCGCGGCCACGTTTCGCGCTCGACCGACCCACGCGCGCCTGCTCGAACTCGCGCACGAAGCCGCCACGGCGACGAAGCGCAACCGCGAGCCGAAGCGGTGA
- a CDS encoding PAS domain-containing protein, translating into MISAERLADHLPLGFIAIDHAWAVTRVNAPARLLFRNQSLNPGESLRALIPDEPGSRAWNELERAMSRRVAVEFEVFHPSIFAWHEVSAVPDEQGGLALLLRDVTDRQWVLQKDAEHAYLRGLFKEAPIAISITRGPKHTFEFSNDFARDLVGGRDLDGKTVRAAFPELEGQGYFELLDQVYHSGEAARGEEMPAAITDPETGETRPLVVNFSYLPLRGFDGKVSGILTLTIDVTRYVTRT; encoded by the coding sequence ATGATTTCCGCGGAGCGCCTCGCCGACCACCTGCCCTTGGGGTTCATTGCCATAGATCACGCTTGGGCTGTGACGCGCGTCAACGCCCCCGCTCGCCTCTTGTTTCGCAATCAGTCTTTGAATCCGGGCGAGTCGCTGCGCGCCCTCATTCCCGACGAGCCGGGCTCGCGCGCCTGGAATGAGCTCGAACGCGCCATGAGTCGCCGCGTGGCCGTGGAGTTCGAGGTGTTCCACCCGTCCATCTTCGCGTGGCACGAGGTGAGCGCCGTTCCCGACGAGCAGGGTGGGCTCGCCTTGCTGCTTCGCGACGTCACCGACCGACAATGGGTGCTCCAAAAGGACGCCGAGCACGCTTACTTGCGGGGCCTGTTCAAAGAAGCGCCCATCGCGATCAGCATCACGCGCGGCCCCAAGCACACCTTCGAGTTCAGCAACGACTTCGCGCGTGACCTCGTCGGCGGACGCGACCTCGACGGAAAGACCGTGCGTGCGGCCTTCCCCGAGTTGGAGGGACAAGGATACTTCGAGTTGCTCGACCAGGTGTACCACTCGGGCGAGGCGGCGAGGGGCGAGGAGATGCCCGCCGCCATCACCGATCCCGAGACGGGCGAGACGCGTCCGCTGGTGGTGAACTTCTCGTACCTGCCGTTGCGCGGGTTCGACGGGAAGGTGTCGGGCATCCTCACGCTCACCATCGACGTCACGCGCTACGTCACCCGGACTTGA